The Rhinoderma darwinii isolate aRhiDar2 chromosome 11, aRhiDar2.hap1, whole genome shotgun sequence genome window below encodes:
- the LOC142663989 gene encoding pepsin A-like has translation MKLLLVLALVTLAECGVVKVPLRKGESLRSRLNRLGLLGDYLHKHSYNPATKYFPSLAQASGEPLQNYMDIEYFGTISIGTPPQSFTVIFDTGSSNLWVPSVACSSPACTNHHMFNPQESSTFQATNTPLSIQYGTGSMTGYLGYDTVQVGNIQVTNQIFGLSETEPGSFLYYSPFDGILGLAFPSLASAQATPVFDNMWSQGLIPQDLFSVYLSSQGQSGSFVLFGGVDTSYYSGSLTWVPLTAETYWQITVDSISINGQVIACSGSCQAIVDTGTSLLAGPSSPIANIQYYIGATQDSNGEYVINCNNISNMPTVVITINGVQFPLPASAYVRQNQQSCTSGFQSMDLPTSSGDLWILGDVFIRENYVVFDRANNYVAFAPVA, from the exons ATGAAGTTACTACTTGTCTTGGCGCTGGTGACTCTGGCAGAATGTGGCGTGGTCAA AGTCCCCCTGAGAAAGGGAGAGTCTCTCCGGAGCCGTCTAAACAGATTGGGGTTACTGGGCGACTACCTGCATAAACATAGTTATAATCCAGCAACTAAATATTTTCCTAGTTTAGCTCAGGCATCTGGTGAACCTCTGCAGAACTACATGGAC ATTGAATATTTTGGAACGATTTCCATTGGTACCCCGCCACAGTCCTTTACGGTCATTTTTGACACAGGATCCTCTAACTTGTGGGTGCCCTCAGTTGCCTGCTCCAGTCCGGCTTGCA ccaaTCACCATATGTTCAACCCACAGGAGTCATCCACATTCCAAGCTACCAATACTCCATTATCTATCCAGTATGGCACTGGAAGTATGACTGGCTACCTTGGATATGACACTGTACAG GTTGGAAATATACAAGTCACAAATCAGATATTTGGCTTGAGTGAAACTGAACCTGGGTCCTTCCTTTATTATTCTCCATTCGATGGAATCTTGGGGCTCGCATTTCCAAGTCTGGCATCTGCTCAAGCTACTCCAGTATTTGACAATATGTGGAGCCAGGGTCTCATTCCCCAAGACCTATTCTCTGTCTATTTAAGCTC TCAAGGACAGAGTGGCAGCTTTGTTCTGTTTGGTGGAGTCGACACTTCATATTACAGTGGGAGCTTAACGTGGGTCCCTCTGACTGCTGAGACATACTGGCAAATAACAGTGGACAG CATATCAATCAACGGACAGGTCATCGCCTGTAGCGGCTCTTGCCAAGCCATTGTTGATACCGGTACTTCCCTTCTCGCTGGACCATCCAGTCCCATTGCCAACATTCAGTACTATATTGGCGCAACTCAGGATTCAAATGGAGAG TATGTGATTAACTGCAACAACATTAGCAACATGCCAACTGTTGTCATTACCATCAACGGCGTACAGTTCCCACTACCAGCCAGTGCCTATGTCCGTCAG AATCAACAAAGTTGCACCAGTGGATTCCAGTCCATGGATCTGCCAACCAGCTCAGGAGATTTGTGGATCCTGGGAGACGTATTTATCCGTGAAAATTATGTCGTTTTTGATAGGGCCAATAATTATGTAGCATTTGCTCCAGTAGCGTAA